The following coding sequences lie in one Pseudomonas svalbardensis genomic window:
- a CDS encoding formate dehydrogenase subunit gamma, with product MPDEMLHLPMVNSLLERHKRSPGALLPILHEIQEGIGYIPDAAIPEIAHALNLSQAEVRGVISFYHDFRTAPPARHILRLCRAESCKSRGAEQLAAQLRERLQLDDHGSSADGNISLRPVYCLGACACSPALELDGQVYARLSAERLDALLDACREDA from the coding sequence ATGCCTGATGAGATGTTGCACCTGCCTATGGTCAACAGCCTGCTGGAGCGCCACAAACGCTCCCCGGGCGCGCTGTTGCCCATTCTTCATGAGATTCAGGAGGGCATCGGTTACATCCCCGATGCCGCCATCCCCGAGATTGCCCACGCGCTAAACCTGAGTCAGGCCGAGGTTCGCGGGGTGATCAGCTTCTACCATGACTTCCGCACCGCGCCTCCGGCCCGGCATATCCTGCGTCTGTGCCGGGCCGAGTCCTGCAAGAGCCGCGGCGCCGAGCAGCTCGCCGCGCAATTGCGCGAACGCCTGCAACTCGACGACCACGGCAGCAGCGCCGACGGCAACATCAGCCTGCGCCCGGTGTATTGCCTCGGCGCCTGCGCCTGCTCGCCAGCCCTGGAGTTGGATGGTCAGGTGTATGCGCGGCTCAGTGCCGAGCGTCTGGATGCCTTGCTCGACGCTTGCCGGGAGGACGCATGA
- the fdhF gene encoding formate dehydrogenase subunit alpha, which yields MITLFDPATDIDLGALDLGTPARHSQVQVTLNIDGRSISVPEGTSVMRAAALLGTTIPKLCATDSLEAFGSCRMCLVEIDGMRGYPASCTTPVSEGMSVYTQTPKLATLRRNVMELYISDHPLDCLTCSANGNCELQTVAGQVGLREVRYGYEGDNHLADTKDTSNPYFDYDPSKCIVCNRCVRACEETQGTFALTITGRGFESRVAAAGGENFLDSECVSCGACVQACPTATLMEKSVVELGQPERSVITTCAYCGVGCSFRAEMKGDQLVRMVPDKNGQANHGHSCVKGRFAWGYATHPDRITKPMIRQHINDPWQEVSWDEAVTYAASEFRRLQQKYGRDSIGGITSSRCTNEETYLVQKLVRAAFGNNNVDTCARVCHSPTGYGLKQTLGESAGTQSFDSVMQADVILVMGANPSDAHPVFASQLKRRLREGARLIVIDPRRIDLVDSVHARAELHLALRPGTNVAMLNALAHVIVTEGLLNQPFIDARCEGTDFAHWSEFVSRAENSPEVLGPICGVDAADIRAAARLYATGGNAAIYYGLGVTEHSQGSTAVMGIANLAMATGNIGREGVGVNPLRGQNNVQGSCDMGSFPHELPGYRHISNEVVRAQFEQAWNVTLQPDPGLRIPNMFEAALGGSFKGLYCQGEDIAQSDPNTQHVTAALSAMECVVVQDIFLNETAKFAHVFLPGSSFLEKDGTFTNAERRISRVRKVMEPLGGKADWEGTVALANALGYPMNYQHPSEIMDEIASLTPTFTNVSYTELDRHGSLQWPCNAAAPDGTPTMHIDEFVRGKGRFMLTGYVPTEEKVNNRYPLLLTTGRILSQYNVGAQTRRTENVAWHDEDRLEIHPTDAESRGINEGDWVGIGSRAGQTVLRARVTERVAPGVVYTTFHFPESGANVITTDNSDWATNCPEYKVTAVEVSRVYHPSEWQKRYQEFSDNQQRLLDERRQARGSKAEVRR from the coding sequence ATGATCACTCTCTTCGACCCTGCCACAGATATCGATCTAGGCGCTCTTGACCTTGGAACCCCGGCCCGCCACAGCCAGGTGCAGGTCACCCTGAACATCGACGGCCGCAGCATCAGCGTGCCCGAAGGCACTTCGGTGATGCGCGCCGCTGCGCTGCTGGGCACCACCATTCCCAAACTGTGTGCCACCGACAGCCTGGAAGCCTTCGGCTCCTGCCGCATGTGCCTGGTGGAGATCGACGGCATGCGCGGCTACCCGGCGTCTTGCACTACGCCGGTCAGCGAAGGCATGAGCGTGTACACCCAGACGCCGAAGCTCGCGACCCTGCGCCGCAACGTTATGGAGCTGTACATCTCCGATCACCCGCTGGACTGCCTGACCTGCTCGGCCAACGGCAACTGCGAACTGCAAACCGTCGCCGGCCAGGTCGGCCTGCGGGAAGTGCGTTACGGCTATGAAGGCGACAACCATCTGGCCGACACGAAAGACACTTCCAACCCCTACTTCGACTACGACCCGAGCAAGTGCATCGTCTGCAACCGCTGCGTGCGCGCCTGCGAAGAAACCCAGGGCACCTTTGCCCTGACCATTACCGGGCGCGGTTTCGAATCCCGGGTCGCGGCCGCCGGTGGCGAAAACTTCCTCGACTCGGAGTGCGTGTCCTGCGGCGCCTGTGTGCAAGCCTGCCCCACCGCGACCTTGATGGAAAAAAGCGTGGTCGAACTGGGTCAGCCGGAACGCAGCGTGATCACCACCTGTGCCTATTGCGGCGTGGGCTGCTCGTTCCGGGCCGAGATGAAAGGCGACCAACTGGTGCGCATGGTTCCGGACAAGAACGGCCAGGCCAACCACGGCCACTCTTGCGTCAAAGGGCGCTTTGCCTGGGGCTACGCCACCCACCCGGATCGCATCACCAAGCCGATGATCCGCCAGCACATCAACGATCCTTGGCAGGAAGTCAGCTGGGATGAAGCGGTGACCTACGCCGCCAGCGAATTCCGCCGACTGCAGCAGAAATACGGCCGCGACTCCATTGGTGGCATCACCTCCAGCCGCTGCACCAACGAAGAAACCTATCTGGTGCAAAAACTGGTGCGCGCCGCGTTCGGCAACAACAACGTCGACACCTGTGCGCGGGTCTGCCACTCGCCGACCGGCTATGGCCTGAAACAAACCCTTGGCGAGTCCGCCGGCACCCAGAGTTTCGACTCGGTGATGCAGGCCGACGTGATCCTGGTGATGGGCGCCAACCCCAGCGACGCCCACCCGGTGTTCGCCTCCCAGCTCAAACGCCGCCTGCGTGAAGGCGCGCGACTGATCGTCATCGACCCACGACGCATTGATCTGGTGGACTCGGTGCATGCCCGCGCCGAACTGCACTTGGCCCTGCGCCCGGGCACCAACGTCGCCATGCTCAACGCACTGGCCCATGTCATCGTCACCGAAGGCCTGCTCAATCAGCCCTTCATCGACGCTCGTTGCGAGGGAACGGATTTCGCCCACTGGAGCGAGTTCGTCAGCCGCGCGGAAAACTCGCCGGAAGTCCTTGGCCCCATCTGCGGCGTAGACGCTGCCGACATCCGTGCCGCCGCCCGTCTGTATGCCACTGGCGGCAACGCGGCGATCTACTACGGCCTGGGCGTCACCGAGCACAGCCAGGGCAGCACCGCGGTCATGGGCATCGCCAACCTGGCCATGGCCACCGGCAACATCGGCCGCGAAGGCGTGGGCGTGAACCCACTGCGTGGACAGAACAACGTTCAGGGTTCCTGCGACATGGGCTCCTTCCCCCATGAGCTGCCCGGTTACCGACACATTTCCAACGAGGTGGTACGGGCACAGTTCGAACAAGCCTGGAACGTCACCCTGCAACCCGACCCGGGCCTGCGCATCCCCAACATGTTCGAGGCTGCTTTGGGCGGCAGCTTCAAGGGCTTGTATTGCCAGGGCGAAGACATCGCCCAAAGCGACCCCAATACCCAGCACGTCACCGCGGCGCTGTCGGCCATGGAATGCGTGGTGGTGCAGGATATTTTCCTCAACGAAACCGCCAAGTTCGCCCACGTGTTCCTGCCGGGCAGCTCGTTCCTGGAAAAAGACGGCACCTTCACCAACGCCGAGCGGCGCATCTCTCGGGTGCGCAAAGTCATGGAACCGCTGGGTGGCAAGGCCGACTGGGAAGGCACGGTGGCCCTGGCCAACGCTCTGGGCTACCCGATGAACTACCAGCACCCGTCAGAAATCATGGATGAAATCGCCAGCCTGACGCCGACCTTCACCAACGTCAGCTACACCGAACTGGATCGCCACGGCAGCCTGCAATGGCCGTGCAACGCAGCGGCACCGGACGGCACGCCGACCATGCACATCGATGAATTTGTACGCGGCAAGGGGCGTTTCATGCTCACCGGCTATGTGCCCACCGAGGAAAAGGTCAACAATCGCTATCCGCTTCTGCTGACCACCGGGCGCATCCTCAGCCAGTACAACGTCGGCGCCCAGACCCGGCGTACCGAAAACGTCGCCTGGCACGACGAAGACCGTCTGGAAATCCACCCGACCGACGCCGAGAGCCGTGGCATCAACGAAGGTGACTGGGTCGGCATCGGCAGCCGCGCCGGACAGACCGTACTGCGTGCGCGGGTCACCGAACGGGTCGCCCCGGGCGTGGTGTACACCACTTTCCACTTCCCTGAGTCGGGGGCCAACGTCATCACCACCGACAACTCCGACTGGGCCACCAACTGTCCGGAGTACAAGGTCACCGCCGTGGAAGTCAGCCGCGTCTACCACCCTTCCGAGTGGCAAAAACGCTATCAGGAATTTAGTGACAACCAACAACGCTTGCTCGACGAACGCCGCCAGGCGCGTGGCTCTAAAGCCGAGGTACGCCGATGA
- a CDS encoding formate dehydrogenase beta subunit, with protein MMPTLYLSADSLARAVGADEVALALANQSPESNLDLQRTSSRGLYWLEPLLEVDSPQGRIGFGPLTAADVPSVLEALQGEPSTHPLALGLVEELPYLKTQQRLLFARAGITRPLSLDDYRAHGGFEGLTQAIALGGEQTATAVFDSGLRGRGGAAFPAGIKWRTVRATQAAQKYIVCNADEGDSGTFADRMLMEGDPFLLIEGMAIAGITVGASYGYIYVRSEYPQAVATLREALNIARSAGYLGANVGGSGQAFDMEVRVGAGAYICGEETALLDSLEGKRGIVRAKPPIPALQGLFGLPTLVHNVLTLASVPLILAKGAQFYRDYGMGRSLGTMPFQLAGNIRHGGLVERAFGLTLRELVEDYGGGTASGRPLKAAQVGGPLGAWVPPSQFDTPLDYEAFAAIGAMLGHGGVVVADDSLDMAHMARFAMQFCAEESCGKCTPCRIGSTRGVEVIDRLLAAPDQNGRDEQVIILKDLCDTLQYGSLCALGGMVSFPVASALKHFPADFGLQPSEADQ; from the coding sequence ATGATGCCGACTCTTTATCTGTCCGCTGACTCTCTGGCCCGTGCCGTGGGCGCCGATGAGGTGGCCTTGGCCCTTGCCAATCAGTCCCCAGAAAGCAATCTGGACCTGCAACGCACCAGCTCTCGCGGCCTGTATTGGCTGGAACCACTGCTGGAAGTGGACAGCCCGCAAGGACGGATCGGCTTCGGCCCGCTGACCGCCGCCGATGTGCCATCCGTGCTCGAAGCCCTGCAAGGCGAGCCGTCCACCCATCCACTGGCCTTGGGCCTGGTGGAAGAGCTGCCATATCTGAAGACTCAACAACGCCTGCTGTTCGCCCGCGCCGGTATTACCCGGCCGCTGTCGCTGGACGATTACCGGGCCCACGGCGGCTTCGAGGGCTTGACCCAAGCCATCGCCCTGGGCGGCGAGCAGACCGCGACCGCGGTGTTCGATTCGGGCCTGCGTGGCCGTGGCGGCGCAGCCTTCCCGGCCGGGATCAAATGGCGCACGGTGCGCGCCACTCAGGCGGCGCAAAAGTACATTGTGTGCAACGCCGACGAAGGCGACTCCGGCACCTTTGCTGACCGCATGTTGATGGAAGGCGACCCCTTCCTGCTGATCGAAGGCATGGCCATTGCCGGCATCACCGTCGGCGCCAGCTACGGCTACATCTACGTGCGCTCGGAATATCCACAAGCCGTGGCGACACTGCGCGAGGCACTGAACATTGCCCGATCCGCCGGTTACCTCGGCGCCAATGTCGGCGGCAGCGGTCAGGCATTCGATATGGAAGTGCGAGTCGGTGCCGGCGCTTACATCTGCGGTGAGGAAACCGCGCTGCTGGACTCTCTCGAAGGCAAGCGCGGGATCGTTCGCGCCAAGCCGCCTATCCCCGCGTTGCAGGGCCTGTTTGGCTTGCCGACCCTGGTGCACAACGTGCTGACCCTGGCCTCGGTGCCGCTGATTCTGGCCAAGGGCGCGCAGTTTTATCGCGATTACGGCATGGGCCGTTCCCTCGGCACGATGCCTTTCCAGCTGGCGGGCAATATTCGTCATGGCGGTTTGGTGGAACGGGCCTTTGGCCTGACCCTTCGGGAACTGGTGGAAGACTACGGCGGTGGCACCGCGAGTGGCCGACCGCTGAAGGCCGCCCAGGTCGGTGGCCCCCTCGGCGCCTGGGTGCCGCCAAGTCAATTCGACACGCCGCTGGATTACGAAGCCTTCGCCGCCATCGGCGCCATGCTCGGTCACGGCGGTGTGGTGGTGGCTGACGACAGCCTGGACATGGCCCACATGGCGCGCTTCGCCATGCAGTTCTGCGCCGAGGAATCCTGTGGAAAATGCACCCCATGCCGCATCGGCTCGACCCGGGGCGTGGAGGTGATCGACCGTCTGCTGGCCGCACCTGACCAGAACGGTCGCGATGAGCAGGTGATCATCCTCAAGGACCTGTGCGACACCCTGCAATACGGTTCGCTGTGCGCGTTGGGCGGCATGGTCTCTTTTCCGGTAGCCAGCGCCCTCAAGCACTTCCCCGCCGACTTCGGTCTGCAACCTTCGGAGGCCGACCAATGA
- a CDS encoding potassium channel family protein: MKPTHASHVRREFFKAIGFYLRVVWPIFSILFFLIVLFGLIISHLEGWDPFDGIYFGFVTGLTIGYGELVPKLGASRVLAIFLGFNGVLMTAIFAAISVRAIEVAVRASGQKEPGKPTA; this comes from the coding sequence ATGAAGCCCACTCATGCATCGCACGTCCGTCGAGAATTCTTCAAAGCAATCGGGTTCTACTTGCGCGTTGTCTGGCCGATCTTTTCCATACTGTTTTTTCTGATCGTGCTGTTCGGCCTTATCATCAGCCACCTGGAGGGATGGGATCCTTTTGACGGCATCTATTTCGGCTTCGTGACCGGTTTGACCATTGGTTATGGAGAGCTCGTGCCGAAACTTGGCGCCTCGCGGGTTCTGGCGATTTTTCTGGGGTTCAACGGGGTGCTGATGACTGCGATATTTGCGGCAATCAGTGTTCGGGCGATTGAGGTTGCAGTGCGGGCGTCGGGGCAGAAAGAGCCGGGTAAGCCGACGGCGTGA
- a CDS encoding DUF3077 domain-containing protein, with the protein MTDQPELKTIGLTPAIYCADQALFHVTRGVPLGDALSMASDFLFLAKKLTEDAAYATDTDRHAWAAHYLTAMSKAVVDDAVKVLNRNRDNEMASKRAGAKAEG; encoded by the coding sequence ATGACCGATCAACCCGAACTCAAAACCATCGGCCTAACACCCGCCATCTACTGCGCGGATCAAGCCCTATTCCACGTCACTCGCGGCGTCCCCCTCGGCGATGCGTTATCAATGGCTTCTGACTTTCTGTTCCTCGCCAAGAAGCTGACCGAAGATGCTGCCTACGCCACAGATACCGACCGCCACGCCTGGGCCGCGCATTATTTGACGGCGATGAGCAAGGCGGTGGTGGATGATGCGGTGAAGGTGCTGAATCGGAATCGGGACAATGAGATGGCGTCTAAGCGGGCGGGGGCGAAGGCTGAGGGGTAG
- a CDS encoding ABC-three component system protein — protein MEERESKSTLHDATPSWNGFNYQGKVGLYVALSLIHKELGQKLDLDDMTSFMSDYSLEYEWIEDFSIKKGDEYISLHQVKHYKDSRFGSYKDAIDTILTRKLGAVARSDIQNYLDVAGFKALEKETDEAIVELNLQGVLLSGGFLASDWRGKISKLSEKYQRAISKCLHEHAILHESAYKNMVPNYIHTYQEISAPTRLLQKYKWSSPEIVLALTGKSLEYHKIHVVKTSAMDFQIVLKDDELNVEIKKLIINIKKIISPDEYTLIADAGFDCYKSALLFEIELHIQNRHKQLGEAEIAEGKYSKKVNPLMFSTILEVLNKDVRVQNDEYFELLSKLFLEDALDRYELQVLDAVTDYEEEQESPIYKDLERKLLALRHYRSTVVSKLSISEIHTKLQQCSPQIKRMAPFETYYQRIFSATDFVKVFLNFILGVNSPLENFHPVCAKNFRYSPSFIDIESVPGRPDNIYNRLSLAITKACAVDAFTDALIYNYHYITIKAEDGGPENKTIQPPAIGDDFVDDRPAYPVFTEKLMTKLITINKALKKINE, from the coding sequence ATGGAAGAGCGCGAAAGCAAGTCTACACTGCATGATGCTACACCTTCTTGGAATGGTTTTAACTACCAAGGTAAAGTAGGGCTATATGTCGCGCTCAGTCTGATCCATAAGGAGTTGGGGCAAAAGCTAGATTTAGATGATATGACTTCTTTCATGAGTGATTATTCTTTAGAGTATGAATGGATCGAGGATTTTTCAATTAAAAAGGGCGATGAATATATATCGCTGCATCAAGTGAAACACTACAAGGACTCTAGATTTGGCTCTTACAAAGATGCGATAGACACGATTCTTACACGAAAATTAGGAGCAGTCGCAAGGTCTGATATTCAAAATTATTTAGATGTGGCGGGTTTTAAAGCGCTCGAAAAAGAAACAGATGAAGCTATAGTTGAGTTGAATTTGCAAGGTGTGCTTTTGAGCGGTGGTTTCTTAGCTTCTGATTGGCGAGGAAAAATTTCTAAGCTTTCTGAAAAATATCAAAGAGCAATTTCTAAATGCTTGCATGAACATGCGATACTGCACGAAAGTGCTTATAAGAATATGGTTCCTAACTATATTCATACATATCAAGAAATCTCAGCTCCCACTCGTCTGCTACAAAAATATAAGTGGTCATCACCCGAGATCGTGTTGGCGCTAACTGGGAAAAGTCTTGAATATCATAAGATTCATGTAGTCAAGACATCAGCTATGGATTTCCAAATTGTACTTAAGGATGATGAGTTAAATGTTGAGATAAAAAAACTCATAATAAATATAAAAAAAATAATCTCTCCTGACGAATATACGTTGATTGCAGATGCCGGTTTTGATTGCTATAAAAGTGCTCTGTTGTTTGAGATAGAGTTACATATTCAGAATAGGCATAAGCAACTTGGTGAGGCAGAAATTGCCGAGGGGAAGTACTCAAAAAAAGTAAATCCGCTTATGTTCAGTACTATTCTTGAAGTGCTGAATAAAGATGTGCGTGTCCAGAACGATGAATATTTTGAGTTGTTGTCTAAACTGTTTTTAGAGGATGCACTCGATCGATACGAACTGCAGGTTTTAGATGCTGTAACTGATTATGAGGAAGAGCAGGAGTCGCCGATTTACAAAGATCTTGAACGAAAGTTGCTCGCGCTCAGACACTACCGTTCTACGGTGGTGTCCAAGTTGTCAATTAGTGAGATACACACTAAGCTGCAACAATGCTCGCCTCAGATAAAGAGAATGGCGCCGTTTGAAACGTACTATCAGAGAATATTTTCTGCAACTGATTTTGTGAAGGTTTTTTTAAATTTTATACTTGGTGTTAACTCCCCGTTAGAAAACTTCCATCCTGTGTGTGCTAAAAATTTTCGCTATTCGCCAAGTTTTATAGATATTGAGTCGGTGCCTGGTAGGCCTGACAATATTTACAACCGTTTATCTCTGGCTATTACTAAGGCATGCGCAGTGGACGCATTCACTGATGCATTGATTTACAATTATCATTATATAACAATCAAAGCTGAAGACGGTGGGCCTGAGAATAAAACAATCCAACCACCAGCTATAGGGGACGATTTTGTGGATGATCGTCCTGCGTATCCAGTTTTTACAGAAAAATTAATGACTAAGTTGATAACAATTAATAAAGCATTAAAAAAAATTAATGAGTGA